In a genomic window of Octadecabacter temperatus:
- a CDS encoding response regulator transcription factor, with protein sequence MSLIRSVADQLEKQSTYADTWTSAVSHLPQMGLSKVVFLDLSARKVPLILSNGDDAWTQEYTEAVKADRDPFARSCLTCLSSQPTGIGHFEHHQHLPQEALDQIAKGSASLNISMGMSVTLLPDAQGAGVGFNLMNKLTLAEFAELRMEFEDTWRAWCQLVYAGLNMPNDDGPALTVRERDCLAFFADGMRTAQVAYKLGLSEGTVELHLRNARGRLKAKTRDQAVALAVRAGLI encoded by the coding sequence TTGTCCCTTATTAGATCCGTCGCGGATCAGTTAGAGAAGCAGTCGACGTACGCAGATACGTGGACATCTGCGGTATCGCACCTCCCACAGATGGGGTTGTCCAAAGTCGTTTTTTTGGACCTGAGCGCTCGAAAAGTTCCGTTAATTTTAAGCAATGGCGACGATGCTTGGACGCAGGAATATACGGAAGCTGTAAAAGCGGATCGTGATCCGTTTGCACGCAGTTGCTTGACCTGCCTATCGTCACAACCGACAGGTATCGGTCATTTTGAGCACCATCAGCACTTGCCGCAAGAAGCGTTGGATCAGATCGCCAAAGGTAGCGCCTCACTGAATATTTCGATGGGCATGTCCGTCACCCTTCTACCTGATGCGCAGGGTGCGGGCGTTGGGTTTAACTTGATGAACAAACTTACACTTGCTGAATTTGCCGAACTACGCATGGAGTTTGAAGACACTTGGCGTGCTTGGTGCCAACTGGTTTATGCTGGCCTGAATATGCCAAACGACGATGGGCCAGCCCTGACCGTGCGGGAACGCGATTGTCTCGCCTTCTTTGCCGATGGCATGCGCACGGCCCAAGTCGCCTATAAGTTAGGCCTCTCTGAGGGCACCGTGGAACTACATTTGCGCAACGCCCGAGGGCGGTTAAAGGCGAAAACCCGAGACCAAGCGGTCGCGCTCGCTGTTCGAGCTGGCTTGATCTAA
- a CDS encoding vWA domain-containing protein produces the protein MRIAAPLIVSLFTATPLFSQTTNNDVMVVFDMSGSMWGQVDGVAKVEIARNAFDGLLGDWEATGTRTGLIVYGHRERGNCADIETLSTPGDGSNASELLAGLSPIGKTPLSDAVRQAAEILRYTEDAATVVLLSDGVETCNADPCAVGTELEALGLDFTTHVIGFDIAEGDKAQLQCLADATGGLYFDAADAGELADAMDGVVQVTNAPQPVVDSAQDYQEVTIRVRMDGSLLAMPEQVTIYGNDVELGTLTDDTVVIPGLPLQLDFGPVTLRVEGDGISGERIVEITDQTEFIDLQVSGVQADYVIWRDGQLPILDAGKEHIVLLNNTTGIDRSSFYRAFIYPAGSTDPADAIRAGSVSPNANVYTAVRVPSPETPGDFELVATATDGTEYARIPISFAATIDPVWQGAREVKVGEVFDAYWAGSSNRRDGFQFMQAGQRVSRTTVEGMATDYGFQLTAPDEAGLYDLVFSSDFENSLGSKTTALGQIAVGMPLPQDGAIGFDTEDMSTEADAMGGEEFPLLDIGELHGDWQLVMQNSQRTIPLISFQLNHAEGEPTGTGGLVVEADPSWGFGPKGGLGDATLMLNGGLGLSMTIAVHGASTDYAMTPEGAGWTTEISTEDGGTANVLLIKAGDLAAADTARDATPVDQQLIAVDERNERLQNPVTWTLQFLDSEVPAVMAVSSGYLLDDFGRTPGNYQVTAQSGTLHGVSNIQLGTGHPRANVVVLKPETEGEDLALDVAFFCSVGEHCEMTMSDVPVDFYLPEGWGAERPIEIERDMPMFNMTTNTSSGPFFVTLNQPQRMADLGPCTELVTGMFCHDTTDDPALLADIALIQSSLSFKPVGIWLNEERLDTLLNQLTGDAQ, from the coding sequence ATGCGTATTGCAGCACCACTGATCGTCTCGCTTTTTACAGCGACCCCACTTTTCTCTCAGACTACGAACAATGACGTAATGGTGGTGTTCGATATGTCCGGTTCCATGTGGGGGCAGGTTGATGGCGTCGCCAAGGTTGAAATTGCCCGCAATGCATTTGACGGGCTGCTGGGCGACTGGGAGGCCACCGGCACACGCACAGGATTGATTGTATATGGCCACCGGGAGCGTGGAAATTGCGCGGATATCGAAACACTTTCTACACCAGGTGATGGTTCTAACGCCTCTGAACTGCTCGCAGGCCTGTCGCCCATTGGCAAAACGCCATTGTCTGACGCAGTCCGGCAAGCCGCCGAGATCTTGCGTTATACTGAAGACGCTGCGACCGTCGTGTTACTGTCTGACGGAGTCGAGACATGCAATGCAGACCCTTGTGCTGTGGGCACTGAACTCGAGGCGCTTGGTCTGGATTTCACAACCCATGTAATTGGGTTTGACATCGCGGAAGGCGACAAGGCGCAGCTTCAATGCTTGGCAGATGCCACGGGCGGGCTGTACTTCGATGCCGCTGACGCTGGCGAATTGGCTGATGCTATGGACGGGGTTGTGCAGGTGACAAATGCGCCCCAACCCGTGGTAGACTCGGCACAAGATTACCAAGAAGTGACGATCCGTGTACGCATGGATGGGAGTCTTCTTGCAATGCCTGAGCAGGTCACAATTTATGGCAATGATGTTGAGCTTGGGACGCTAACTGACGACACCGTTGTCATTCCGGGTTTGCCGCTTCAATTGGATTTTGGTCCCGTGACGTTGCGGGTGGAAGGGGATGGCATATCTGGCGAACGTATTGTGGAGATCACTGATCAGACGGAGTTCATAGATCTACAAGTTTCAGGCGTTCAAGCTGACTACGTGATTTGGCGCGACGGCCAGTTACCAATCTTGGATGCTGGCAAAGAGCATATTGTTCTGTTGAACAATACAACTGGAATTGATCGCTCGTCTTTCTATCGCGCGTTCATTTACCCTGCAGGTAGCACTGATCCAGCTGACGCTATTCGCGCTGGAAGCGTGTCGCCTAATGCTAACGTCTATACTGCCGTGCGCGTGCCATCACCCGAAACGCCGGGCGACTTTGAATTGGTCGCCACTGCAACAGACGGCACCGAATATGCGCGCATTCCGATCAGCTTTGCCGCAACGATTGATCCTGTATGGCAAGGCGCGCGTGAGGTTAAGGTAGGTGAAGTTTTTGATGCGTATTGGGCGGGTTCAAGCAATCGCCGGGACGGATTCCAATTCATGCAGGCAGGTCAGCGGGTCAGCCGGACAACCGTAGAGGGGATGGCCACAGATTATGGCTTTCAACTGACGGCTCCTGATGAAGCAGGATTATATGATCTTGTTTTTAGTTCTGATTTTGAAAACAGCCTTGGATCAAAAACGACTGCCTTGGGCCAGATAGCTGTTGGTATGCCTTTGCCGCAGGATGGTGCAATCGGCTTTGATACAGAAGACATGAGCACAGAAGCGGATGCGATGGGTGGCGAAGAATTTCCACTGCTGGACATCGGCGAATTGCATGGTGATTGGCAGTTGGTCATGCAAAACAGCCAACGCACCATTCCACTCATTAGCTTCCAACTGAACCACGCAGAAGGTGAACCGACGGGTACCGGTGGGCTCGTGGTTGAGGCCGACCCAAGCTGGGGTTTTGGCCCAAAGGGCGGCCTTGGTGACGCGACATTGATGTTAAATGGCGGTCTGGGGCTGAGTATGACCATTGCAGTACATGGGGCCAGCACAGACTACGCGATGACCCCTGAAGGCGCGGGCTGGACGACTGAGATATCGACCGAAGATGGTGGTACTGCGAATGTGCTGCTGATCAAGGCCGGTGATCTCGCCGCCGCCGATACCGCCCGCGATGCCACCCCAGTTGATCAACAACTTATCGCGGTCGATGAACGCAATGAGCGGTTACAAAATCCGGTGACGTGGACGCTTCAGTTCTTGGATTCCGAGGTTCCAGCCGTAATGGCGGTATCAAGCGGGTATCTGTTAGACGATTTTGGACGCACGCCTGGGAACTATCAGGTTACGGCTCAGTCCGGCACACTGCATGGTGTTTCCAATATTCAGCTTGGTACGGGGCACCCGCGCGCGAACGTTGTGGTTCTCAAACCGGAGACCGAGGGGGAGGATCTAGCCCTTGATGTCGCGTTCTTTTGCTCGGTTGGCGAGCATTGTGAAATGACGATGTCTGACGTCCCCGTTGATTTTTACCTGCCCGAGGGCTGGGGGGCAGAACGTCCAATAGAGATCGAACGCGATATGCCGATGTTCAATATGACGACCAACACCTCAAGCGGTCCGTTTTTCGTCACACTGAACCAACCGCAACGCATGGCGGATCTTGGACCATGTACGGAATTGGTCACTGGCATGTTTTGCCATGATACAACCGATGACCCCGCACTTTTGGCCGATATTGCGCTAATCCAAAGCAGCCTATCGTTCAAACCTGTCGGCATTTGGCTGAACGAAGAGCGTCTTGATACCCTTTTGAACCAATTGACCGGAGACGCTCAATGA